The Bacillaceae bacterium IKA-2 DNA window TAAAGTATGTCCCGAGTTGGGGCGGTAGTATGTTTGAAGGTCTTATGCCAGGTATCGTATTAAAGGAAAAAGATTTAGGAACAAAGGCTTTAGGATTAAACAATCAACGTCATGTAGAGGTTCAAATTGCTTATGCTAAGGACAAAGGATATAAAGCATGGGGTTTCTCACCAGCGGCTACTCCAGAAGGATATAGTGAATTCGGCGCTACTCCACTTGGAACAGCGGGCTATCAAGATGAAGCAACAGTAACTCCACATGCTACCTTTCTTGCTTTAGATTATGCACCAAGAGAAGTTCAGAAAAACATTAAAGTACTGAAAGATTTAAACATGTATAGCAAATATGGTTTTTATGACTCCGTTAATGTCGAGACTGGAGAGATTGCAAAAGTTTATCTCGCACTTGACCAAGGGATGATCATGGTCTCAATTGCTAACTATTTAAATAATGGTGTGATTCGTGAATACTTCCATCAAGATCCAATTGGCAAAAAACCAGAAGAATTATTAAGAATAGAAGAATTTTCAATACAATAGAATGAATTTCATAATACCAATAAACTAGCCATATAAACTTACCTAGTAACTTGAATTACCAACAAGTTGCCTAGTGGCGCAGAATCTGCATTATGAATTCATTCAATAACAAAAAATTAAAACTTCTAAACACCAGAATCTTAGGATTTTGGTGTTTTTTTTAAGTTATCCAACGCATTCGGTCTGGACCTATATTGGATCGCAACAGACAAGCATCAAAGGTTCTCCGTAAGCTAAAACGGTGTTTTTTTCACTGGGAATTTGAGTTAAACTTAAGAAGCAAATAATAAGTGAAATGGAGATAGTCAAATGGAAAATCAAAATACTAGTTTTACATATAAACAATTGGCGGTAAATTGTTTTAATAGAGTATGGGATTTACTTGATAAAAAAGAGCGAACAGAAGCTGACGCAGAAGAAATGGTTCATCTATGTCATGCTTCTTTTTGGAACTGGACACAAGTCGAGGAGCATACTCCTCAAAATATATCGGTCGGCTATTGGCAGCTAGCACGAGTATATGCGGAAATAGAAAACGGGACAGAAGCGCTGTACTATGCTAAGCGATGTCTAACAGTTAGTCTTGATTCAGAACTCGCACCATTTTTCGTTGCATACGGATACGAGGCATTAGCTAGAGCTTACATGTTATTAAATCAAGTAGCGAACTCAGAACAGAGTTTAGCGTTAGCACTGGAAAATACCGAATTAATCGTTGATAAAGCAAGTAAAAAATTAGTAGTAGTCGATCTAGAAAATATTAGTTAAGCGATCCCCTAATGTCTTCTTGTTGGCTTAGTTAAATGTTATCAAGCCTTTTGAGCACATTTCCAATTTGCTCGCCCTCTTTGTTGATGCCTACTGTTAGGAAAGCTAAAAAGGTGTATAGGAAACCGACCGAGGGCAAAGATGCTCTCGGTTTTTATAAGGCCACTGAAAAAGTCGATTTTTCAAAGATGAAAAATATTTTTAAAAAAAGGAGCCTCTAGGATCGCTCTTGAGGCCCGTTTGGAGGTTAGGGAAACATTTTTGACTGCCTATAATAACTAATTCTTAAAAACAAATACTTTTTCAGTGGCTACGCTTTTATTCTGTAAATTGTTTCTCCCTTTTCTCATCTAAAAAATAAGAAAGGAGCTGAAACTAATGGAGATGTGGATCCCACTGTTAAGTGAATATGGTTTCCCAGTAATGATCACATTGTATTTACTGCACCGTATTGAAAAAAACTCAATCTCCTCAACGATTCGATGATCCAGTTAGTAGTGAATGCTAAAGGTTCACCTTTTTCTGAATCAAAAGTAAAAATTAAGTGATGATAACAAATGCCATCTCCCTTCAAGAGGCGGCATTATTGTCCTTCTGGGAAAAGGTGCCTGTCCCTCCTCTCCATTTTTTATTTTATTCAAAATATTTAGATTTTTATCTAGACTTCTATAAATGTATCTGCTATAATAAAAACAAGGAAAGAAAATCACTTATCACTCTAGGTGACTCAGTCAATCCTTCGGCGGTTTCCTTGAAAGCGCTTACCATTAAGTGAGCTAAACAGGAATTGCAAATGCTCTTGATCTTGCAGCCTGTAATAAACTCTAAAGTAAGCACTATTACTAGGTGCCTTGGAAGCATTTCGCTTACACTATAGTAATCTTAAAGTGGAGTGAATGCAAAAACACACAGTTAAGAAGCGTTGTAGTTTTTCTAACAGTAAGGTAAAGGTTTAGTGTAGATGTGCTAAAGGGATTTGTGGCGAAGTCTTAAGCCAAAAGACAAACGCAAAACAATCGTAACTTTTAACACTATTCTAAATTCTAAAGCTCATTGAAAGGAAAGTTTACTCGTAAAAAGGTGTCAAGCTTAAAAATATCTAGTAACGAACTTAGGAAACAACAAACATCATATCATTCGTTGGATTATTTTATTAATAAAGCGTTGAAATGACTAAGTTGGTTTAGTTTTCTAAAAGATGTGATGGAAGGTATGGTTGGGTCACCTAGAGTGATAAACCCCTCTTGCGATTATCGCTTGAGGGGTTTTTTCTGGTTTCGTGCGACAAGAGGGACAGGCACCTTTTCCCAGTATTTAATAGTGTTCGCAAGCAAATTGAAGTAGAATTCGCGCTGATACTCCCACCCTAAAGGAGATGGTATTCTCGTTCGGATAATTCTGTAACAGCACTAGACAAATAAAAGAACATTATCGCAACTTCTCCTTAAGGGAAAAGCTCCTGAGATGCTAAAGCTTGAACAATGTTATTAGACAAAATTAAGTTATACAAATAAACTTACTTATATAAAGTAACCAACTAAGACAAGGCTCGTTTTCACAAATAAAATCTGCTTCCTCTTTAGATAATAATTTTTTTGATTCTCAGTAAGCAGAAAATATTAGGAGGAATATAAATGGGATTTCATAGTAAACCAAGTACTTTTATAGGTCATGTAAAAATTAAGGTAGAAAATTTAGAACGCTCTCTTAAGTATTATCAAGAAGTAATCGGTTTTAAAATTCTCGAACAAACTAAAACAACCGTTAAATTAACTACAGATGGTAAAAGCAGCGTGTTGTCAATTGAACAACCGGAAAATGTTGAACCGAGGCAAGCAAAGACTACGGGGTTATATCACTTTGCCCTGCTTTTGCCTCATCGGTCAGATTTAGCGAATATTGTCAATCATTTTATTGAAAATCGTATCCAAATTGGGTCATCAGACCATCTTGTCAGTGAAGCTTTATATTTATCAGACCCAGACGGGAATAGCATTGAAATTTATGTTGACCGTGAACCTTCTGCATGGGTTTGGAATAACGGTGAAGTCGCAATGACAGTAGATCCGTTGAATTTTGCGAACCTGCTTTCAAGTAGAAAACAGGAGCAGTCATGGAAGGGTCTACCTGCTGGTACGGTGATGGGACATATCCATTTACACGTATCTGATTTACAAAAAACTGAAGAATTTTATACTAATGGACTCGGCTTTGAAGTGGTGAACCGCTATGGAGCTCAGGTGCTTTTCATCTCTACCGGAAAATACCATCATCATATTGCCTTAAATACTTGGGCTGGTGTTGGCGCTCCTACACCTCCAAAAAATAGTGTTGGACTCGAATCATTTACATTAATTCTTCCAGATACTTCAGCAAGAGATAATCTCGTAGCTAATCTAAAGCAGCTTGGTCTAGCCGTCACTGAAGTAAATGGTGCTTTTGTTACCTCTGATCCGTCTGGGAATTGCATTCACTTAGCAATTTAATCTAAAAAAAACTAAGTTTATCGATAAAAAAGCCATAACAGTGGCTTTTGTCTTTTTGCTTCATTTCATTTAAATAGTTAATTGAATGAATTTCATAATGTAGGTTTCGCTCCACATGAATCTACATCTAGTTGAATTAAAACATTTTAAACTAGATGTAGATTATTATGGCTAGTTTTTGGTATTATGAAATTCATTCAATTAAATATGCTTTTAACCGTTTCCGATTTTTTGCCACTTTTCGACCGATTTCCGGATCGATGTGTCGCTTTTGAAAAATAAACATAATATTTTTTTATATAAAAAAAGCACGAATCGAGAAAATCAATCCGTACTTTTGCAATATAAAATTTAATTTGGTTGGTAAACTAAAAACTACTATTTTTCTGGGAAAAGGTGCCTGTCCCTCTTGTCCCACTCAATTTATTATTTTTTATTCGTTTTTTCCCAATCAGAAGCAAATTTTTCTAGACCTTGATCCGTTAGTGGATGCTTAGTAAGTTGCTCAATTACACTATAAGGAACAGTCGAAATATGGGCACCTGCCATAGCCACACGGGTTACATGATCTGGGTGTCGAACAGAAGCTGCAATAATTTGTGACTCTAAGTTTTGAACACGGAATAATTCAGCAATCTTGCTTACTAATTGTACTCCATCTTCAGAAATATCATCCAAACGCCCTACGAATGGAGAAACATATGTGGCACCTGCTCGGGCAGCCAAGAGTGCTTGGTTTACAGTGAAAATAAGCGTAACATTGGTTTTAACACCTTTGTCTGCAAGATAACGACAAGCCTCTAAACCAGCTAATGTCATTGGGACTTTAATCGTAACTTTCTCATCCCCACCGTTAATTTTAATAAGCTCATCAGCTTGAGCGATCATTGCATCAGCTGTAAGCGCATCTGGAGTTACTTCAGCCGATACCGATTCTACATGTGGAACTGCTTGGCAGATTTCGGCAATACGTTCTTCGAATTTCACACCTTCTTTAGCTACTAAAGACGGATTGGTTGTAACACCCGCTAAAATACCAATTCTATATGCTTTTTTGATCTCATCAAGATTTGCAGTATCAATAAAAAACTTCATAGTCTCCTCCATATTTTTTTATTTTTTTAATTATCTCTTTTCCTAGTGGTGCACCGTGTAAATCAGATGTACCTGAAAAGTTTGGTGCCAGGGAACCAGTGTTAATTGCCCAGGCACCAGGTTTACTCTATACCCTAAGCTGCTTCTTCTTCTTTTGGATTATTTTTTTTATTTATCAAAATTCCAATTCCAAAGATGGCAACTAGGATAGCTAGAATAACTGAAATAAATATTGCTGGTGAAGAGAATAGTTCAACTATACCGCCAAGTAAAAGACCAACTACTCCGAAGTCAGAATCTCCGAAAGTTGTTCCTTCGAATCCAAGGATACCGAGGACTGGTAGTAGTAAGGCTGGTAAGAAACTAATAAGGAAACCATTAGCCATAGAACCAAATATCGCACCTCTTCTTCCACCTGTTGCATTACCGAATACTCCCGCCGCCGCACCCGTGAAGAAGTGAGGTACAAGTCCAGGTACAATGACACTTAAACCAACCAGTGGCAGTAAAAACATACTAATTAAGCCTGCAATGAAACTAAATATGAAACCAATAATAACTGCATTGTTTGCAAAAGGGAATATTGCTGGACAATCCAATGCTGGAATCGCATTTGGTACGATTTTATCGGCAATTCCTTTAAACGCTGGGACAATTTCAGCTAATAACATACGTACACCAGCTAAAATGATATAAACACCTGCAGCAAAAGTCAAACCTTGCAAGAAAGCAAATACTAGGAAATTTGTTCCTTCGCTGAGTTGAGATTCAATAAATGTAGGGCCTGAAAAAAGCGCTACGATGAAAAAGAGAATAAACATTGTTAATGCTACCGCAACGGAAGTATCCCGTAAAAATCCTAGTGATTTAGGAACTTTAAGTTCTTCCGTAGATTTAGAATTTTTACCTACCTTTTCACCAACAAATGCTGAAACGAAGTAACCAATCGAACCAAAGTGACCAATAGTGAAATCATCCGAACCCGTAATTTTACGAGTATATGGTGTAATTAAAGCTGGCATAAGCACCATAAGCGATCCCAGAATGATTGATCCGATAAATACAAGTGGGAAACCTGACATTCCGCCTGTCATTAAAATAACTGCGATCAAGCAAGCCATAAACATCGTGTGGTGTCCAGTTAGAAAGATATATTTAAACGGAGTTACTCTTGCTAACAGTATATTTACTAGCATACCGAACAGCATTATCATCGCCGTTTCCGTACCGAAAGCATCTTGAGCCAACGCTACGATTGCTTCGTTATTTGGAATAACACCTTGAATGTTAAATGCATGATCAAACATACTTGAAAATTTGTCGAGGGAACCTACAATTACTCCAGCACCAGCACCTAATATTACAAAGCCCATTACGGTTTTTAATGTACCAGAAATAACATTCGTAATCGCAGCTCGTTGTAGTAGTAAACCAAAAAGCGCGAATAAACCAACTAAAATTGCAGGGGTCCCGAGAATATCCTTCATAATTAAATCTACCATTTTTTAAACCTCCTTTAGATTTGTCTCTATTGCCTTTCGAAGTTCTTTTTTATCCATAATGTTAGTTAATTTAATGACGTTTCTTTTTCCGTCTTCTAAATTTTCAAGTAGATCCGCTGCGCCTAAATAAAAATCAGCATATTCTGACTTACTTGTCGTTAAGTCAGTGTGTGAAACCTCCGCCTCTAAACCTAACTCTTTTAAAATTGCTTTCACATTCATCTCAACGATAAAGCTAGTTCCTAATCCATTACCACAAACAACTAATATTTTTTTCATCCTAAATCTCTCCTTTATAATGTAGAATATTGGTCAATATATTTCATAATCTCTTCAATACTTTCAGCATCCATCAATTTTTGTAGCATTTCTTCGTCTGATAGCATTGTCGACAATTGGGCTAGTGCTTTTAAATGCTTTTCATTATCAACCGCTGCTAAAACAACGATTAAGCTCGCACGATGCCTTTCTTCTTTTGAAAAATAAACACTCTCGCCTAATCTTAAAAGGCTCATACCGATTTTTTTCACACCATACTCTGGTCGAGCATGTGGTAGTGCGATTTCCGGAGCTATGACAACATAAGGACCCATCTCATCGACATTTGCGATCATTGCTTCAACATATTCCTCGGTAATGCTTCCAATAG harbors:
- a CDS encoding VOC family protein; amino-acid sequence: MGFHSKPSTFIGHVKIKVENLERSLKYYQEVIGFKILEQTKTTVKLTTDGKSSVLSIEQPENVEPRQAKTTGLYHFALLLPHRSDLANIVNHFIENRIQIGSSDHLVSEALYLSDPDGNSIEIYVDREPSAWVWNNGEVAMTVDPLNFANLLSSRKQEQSWKGLPAGTVMGHIHLHVSDLQKTEEFYTNGLGFEVVNRYGAQVLFISTGKYHHHIALNTWAGVGAPTPPKNSVGLESFTLILPDTSARDNLVANLKQLGLAVTEVNGAFVTSDPSGNCIHLAI
- a CDS encoding YvrJ family protein: MEMWIPLLSEYGFPVMITLYLLHRIEKNSISSTIR
- a CDS encoding PTS sugar transporter subunit IIB; translated protein: MKKILVVCGNGLGTSFIVEMNVKAILKELGLEAEVSHTDLTTSKSEYADFYLGAADLLENLEDGKRNVIKLTNIMDKKELRKAIETNLKEV
- a CDS encoding PTS ascorbate transporter subunit IIC, with translation MVDLIMKDILGTPAILVGLFALFGLLLQRAAITNVISGTLKTVMGFVILGAGAGVIVGSLDKFSSMFDHAFNIQGVIPNNEAIVALAQDAFGTETAMIMLFGMLVNILLARVTPFKYIFLTGHHTMFMACLIAVILMTGGMSGFPLVFIGSIILGSLMVLMPALITPYTRKITGSDDFTIGHFGSIGYFVSAFVGEKVGKNSKSTEELKVPKSLGFLRDTSVAVALTMFILFFIVALFSGPTFIESQLSEGTNFLVFAFLQGLTFAAGVYIILAGVRMLLAEIVPAFKGIADKIVPNAIPALDCPAIFPFANNAVIIGFIFSFIAGLISMFLLPLVGLSVIVPGLVPHFFTGAAAGVFGNATGGRRGAIFGSMANGFLISFLPALLLPVLGILGFEGTTFGDSDFGVVGLLLGGIVELFSSPAIFISVILAILVAIFGIGILINKKNNPKEEEAA
- the fsa gene encoding fructose-6-phosphate aldolase — translated: MKFFIDTANLDEIKKAYRIGILAGVTTNPSLVAKEGVKFEERIAEICQAVPHVESVSAEVTPDALTADAMIAQADELIKINGGDEKVTIKVPMTLAGLEACRYLADKGVKTNVTLIFTVNQALLAARAGATYVSPFVGRLDDISEDGVQLVSKIAELFRVQNLESQIIAASVRHPDHVTRVAMAGAHISTVPYSVIEQLTKHPLTDQGLEKFASDWEKTNKK